A region from the Mesomycoplasma hyopneumoniae J genome encodes:
- a CDS encoding sugar ABC transporter ATP-binding protein, translating to MNSIQKHPLFFKLEKINLSFGPVKVLKNMNLELYKGAAVALIGENGAGKSSLMKVLSGVYQPDSGKMNFCSDNICNQKVEFSGVINSQKQGIAIIHQEQNLVESLSVSQNIFLGREFRNSFGLLDYKKQDEEAKKLLDTLGAEFSPKALVSSLSISQKQFIEIAKALSQKPEIIIFDEPTSVLTEKDTQKLYLLVEKLKKQGIAIVWITHRMEEIKKTCEFITVIRNGMYIESKPINEFKNEDEIISLMVGFDIEQRYPEKTPVRSKKPSFLVRNLSNDKVSNISFEIKPGEILVFYGLVSSGRTELARTLIGDMPYLNGHIELNGQEFRPKNIKDSLDHGIYYLSENRKQIGLNVNLPINFNITISSLGSNQIFSFLPFVSKAKITKTTNHYIKQLKIKTTSQDTPLTSLSGGNQQKVSLAKGLATQPQVFILDEPTRGVDVGARKEIYNLIHQLKQENKTIMIISSDMQEVIGIADRVITMYEGRITSELVGPQITDQNIMKYSLNL from the coding sequence TTGAATTCTATCCAAAAACATCCATTATTTTTTAAACTTGAGAAAATCAATTTAAGTTTTGGCCCTGTTAAAGTTCTAAAAAATATGAATTTAGAACTTTATAAAGGCGCAGCAGTCGCCCTAATTGGCGAAAATGGGGCGGGAAAATCAAGTCTGATGAAAGTTTTAAGTGGGGTTTATCAACCTGATTCAGGGAAAATGAACTTTTGTAGTGATAATATTTGCAATCAAAAAGTTGAATTTTCCGGGGTAATTAATTCCCAAAAACAAGGAATTGCCATTATTCACCAAGAGCAAAATTTAGTTGAAAGCCTAAGTGTTTCCCAGAACATTTTCCTGGGACGGGAATTTCGGAATTCCTTTGGACTTTTAGATTATAAAAAACAAGATGAAGAAGCAAAAAAACTTTTAGATACTTTAGGGGCTGAATTTAGTCCAAAAGCACTTGTTTCTTCGCTTTCGATCTCACAAAAGCAATTTATCGAAATCGCCAAAGCTTTATCCCAAAAACCGGAAATTATCATTTTTGATGAACCGACTTCGGTTCTAACCGAAAAAGATACCCAAAAACTTTATCTGCTTGTTGAAAAACTTAAAAAACAAGGAATTGCAATCGTCTGAATTACCCATAGAATGGAAGAAATTAAGAAAACTTGTGAATTTATCACTGTGATTCGAAACGGAATGTATATTGAAAGTAAGCCAATAAATGAATTTAAAAACGAAGATGAGATTATTTCTTTAATGGTCGGTTTTGATATCGAGCAGCGCTATCCCGAAAAAACGCCGGTTAGAAGTAAAAAACCATCGTTTTTAGTTAGAAATTTATCAAATGATAAAGTTTCTAATATCAGTTTTGAAATCAAACCAGGTGAAATTTTAGTTTTTTATGGCCTTGTAAGTTCAGGTCGAACTGAATTAGCTAGAACTTTAATTGGCGATATGCCTTATTTAAATGGTCATATTGAACTAAATGGTCAAGAATTTCGCCCAAAAAATATTAAGGACAGTCTTGATCATGGAATTTATTATCTTTCTGAAAATAGGAAACAAATTGGTCTAAATGTTAATTTACCAATTAATTTTAATATCACAATTTCTTCTCTTGGCTCAAATCAGATTTTTTCTTTCCTTCCTTTTGTCTCAAAAGCAAAAATAACTAAAACTACAAATCATTATATTAAACAATTAAAGATCAAAACAACTTCACAAGATACGCCATTAACTTCTTTATCAGGTGGAAATCAACAAAAAGTTTCACTTGCAAAAGGGCTTGCAACCCAACCGCAAGTTTTCATCCTCGATGAACCAACTCGCGGAGTCGATGTTGGCGCAAGAAAGGAAATTTATAATTTAATTCACCAATTAAAACAAGAAAATAAAACAATTATGATAATTTCTTCGGATATGCAAGAGGTTATCGGAATCGCTGATCGGGTAATTACAATGTATGAAGGCAGAATTACAAGTGAATTAGTTGGCCCGCAAATTACCGATCAAAATATAATGAAATATTCACTTAATTTATAG